One region of Girardinichthys multiradiatus isolate DD_20200921_A chromosome 1, DD_fGirMul_XY1, whole genome shotgun sequence genomic DNA includes:
- the LOC124865084 gene encoding taste receptor type 1 member 1-like, translating to MRDKHVFAYLYLLGCLLPSLRKVITASEFKLDGDYLIGGLFDIHHVSGAYPHYKPETITCSREQLILSSYRRFQLMRFSVDEINNSTNLLPDVTLGYEIFDHCSDIKNFPGIFNLISDNKFIYPLQGMSKNVSKVIAVVGTYTSTETLTVAPLFMMDLIPMVSYGAASSTFSRKQIFPSFLRTVHPNKDVIEAVYNILQNFNWRWVSFLYSEGDYGKDGLDLFMKKIKDTEICLAYTKALDKNTEHSLLFKQLEAQRVNIIIVFAPEWTAEALIKAAIKQNVTNKVWIAGDAWSLHMQLPKENGIRNIGTVLGVAEPKIAIPGFNDFIFSSKAQPQHDNNSEEMFCNQDCNCPDVTAEDIINADPSFNFPVYSAVYAIAHALHNVLQCGTGRCNKPVSVQPHVVLTVLRESNFVLLNQSVQFDENGDPMFGSYSIVFWNRSGDAEEVGFYNFYPFLHFYINSTKIQWHSNEEAPESFCSKECPEGYSKTQEGIHTCCFSCTICPNGTYINATEDPYNCIGCKVTEWADRGSTQCNLRLVEYIPFTDSGAIVIVFGACTLVGLTLAMSVLFAINYNTPVVKSAGGPMCFLILICLSLCSISVFFYFDKPTTASCVLRFLPFLLFFTVCLSCFVVRSFQIICIFKIAAKFPKLLNWWMKYHGQWLVISVAFGTQAVLLIIGYSVAPPKPYSDMFSYTEITILSCDLNLKAISGSVTLLASLCSLCFIFSYMGKDLPKNYNEAKAITFCLLLLILTWIVLTTTSMLYHGKHIHTFTALAVLSSLYCFLFWYFIPKCYIIIFKPQKNTQQHFQGLIQNYTKTVSQ from the exons ATGAGGGATAAACACGTTTTTGCTTATCTGTATCTACTGGGATGTCTTCTGCCTTCCCTAAGGAAGGTAATCACTGCCTCAGAGTTCAAGCTGGATGGGGATTATTTGATCGGGGGTCTTTTTGACATTCATCATGTCAGTGGAGCATATCCTCATTACAAACCAGAAACCATCACCTGCTCAAG GGAACAATTAATTCTATCAAGTTATCGGAGGTTTCAGTTGATGAGATTTTCTGTTGATGAAATCAATAACTCCACTAACCTGCTGCCAGATGTAACTCTCGGCTATGAAATATTTGATCACTGCTCAGACATAAAAAATTTTCCTGGCATTTTCAACCTTATTTCGGATAATAAATTCATATACCCTTTGCAAGGGATGAGCAAGAACGTTTCTAAAGTGATCGCAGTTGTTGGCACTTATACAAGCACTGAGACTCTGACGGTGGCCCCTCTCTTCATGATGGATCTTATTCCTATG gTCAGTTACGGAGCTGCTAGTTCTACCTTTTcaagaaaacagatttttccatCTTTCTTACGAACCGTCCATCCCAACAAAGACGTCATTGAAGCGGTTTATAACATTCTACAGAACTTCAACTGGCGATGGGTTTCATTCCTTTATAGCGAAGGTGATTATGGAAAAGATGGCTTGGACCTGTTCATGAAGAAGATAAAGGATACAGAGATCTGCTTGGCATACACCAAAGCCCttgataaaaacacagaacattcTCTATTGTTCAAACAGCTAGAGGCACAAAGAGTGAATATCATCATTGTTTTTGCTCCTGAGTGGACTGCTGAAGCTCTGATTAAAGCAgccataaaacaaaatgtaacaaacaaAGTGTGGATAGCAGGGGATGCTTGGTCCTTACACATGCAGCTCCCCAAAGAAAATGGAATTAGAAATATTGGAACTGTACTGGGGGTTGCTGAGCCAAAAATTGCAATACCAGGTTTCAatgatttcatattttcttcTAAAGCCCAGCCTCAGCATGATAACAACAGTGAGGAAATGTTTTGTAATCAGGATTGCAATTGCCCCGATGTGACTGCTGAAGATATCATCAACGCAGACCCATCTTTCAATTTTCCTGTTTATTCTGCTGTTTATGCCATCGCACATGCTTTGCACAATGTCTTGCAATGTGGGACGGGCAGATGTAATAAACCTGTATCAGTGCAACCACACGTG GTTCTAACAGTGCTGAGGGAGTCCAACTTTGTGCTTTTAAATCAGAGCGTTCAGTTTGATGAGAACGGGGACCCGATGTTCGGATCTTATTCAATCGTTTTCTGGAACCGCAGTGGCGATGCAGAGGAGGTTGGGTTTTATAATTTTTACCCATTTCTCCACTTCTACATCAACAGCACTAAAATCCAGTGGCATTCAAATGAAGAG GCACCAGAGTCCTTTTGTTCCAAAGAATGTCCTGAAGGGTATTCAAAAACACAAGAGGGAATCCATACATGCTGTTTTAGCTGTACAATCTGTCCAAATGGGACTTATATCAACGCTACAG AGGACCCCTACAACTGCATTGGCTGTAAGGTGACAGAGTGGGCTGATCGAGGAAGTACACAATGTAACCTGCGCCTGGTGGAGTACATACCATTCACAGACAGTGGCGCCATAGTGATCGTGTTTGGAGCCTGCACCCTAGTGGGCCTCACACTAGCCATGTCTGTTCTGTTCGCCATTAACTACAACACTCCTGTTGTCAAATCTGCTGGAGGACCGATGTGCTTCCTGATTTTAATCTGCCTCAGTCTGTGTAGTATCAGTGTGTTCTTTTACTTCGACAAACCCACAACTGCTTCATGTGTCTTACGATTTTTACCATTTCTGTTGTTCTTTACAGTTTGTCTGTCATGTTTTGTTGTGCGGTCCTTTCAGATTATTTGCATTTTCAAAATAGCTGCCAAATTCCCCAAACTCCTCAACTGGTGGATGAAATATCACGGACAGTGGCTGGTCATCAGTGTGGCATTTGGCACTCAGGCAGTCTTACTTATTATTGGCTATTCTGTTGCCCCCCCAAAGCCTTACAGTGATATGTTTTCCTACACGGAAATAACCATACTCAGTTGTGACCTTAACCTTAAAGCGATATCTGGTTCTGTGACTTTACTCGCCTCACTGTGCTCCCTTTGCTTTATTTTCTCTTACATGGGAAAAGACCTTCCAAAGAATTACAATGAAGCCAAAGCGATAACCTTCTGCCTGCTGTTGCTGATCCTCACCTGGATTGTCCTTACTACTACAAGCATGCTTTACCATGGAAAGCACATTCACACATTTACGGCTCTGGCAGTGCTTTCAAGTCTctactgttttctgttttggtaTTTTATTCCAAAATGTTACATCATTATTTTTAAGCCTCAGAAAAACACTCAGCAACACTTCCAGGGTCTCATTCAAAACTATACTAAAACAGTTAGCCAGTAA